Proteins from a genomic interval of Nocardioides jishulii:
- the dapD gene encoding 2,3,4,5-tetrahydropyridine-2,6-dicarboxylate N-succinyltransferase encodes MSLTAAWGYALVTRDTSNAVLDAWFPAPALGIHDGSPAPSVLEAMVGSDQVRRVRTSVELVTIADLSAAPTTTQDVWLRLHLLSARLVTPHSISLDGIFGLLANVVWTSAGPCAVDGFEITRARLKAAGHHVSVHGVDKFPRMVDYVVPSGVRIADADRVRLGAHLASGTTVMHEGFVNFNAGTLGASMVEGRISAGVVVGDGSDIGGGASVMGTLSGGGKEVISIGERCLLGANAGIGISLGDDCVVEAGCYVTAGTKVTVTADGATRVVKAADLSGADNVLFRRNSLTGAVEAVARTGQGIELNAALHAN; translated from the coding sequence GTGAGTCTGACTGCTGCTTGGGGCTACGCCCTCGTCACCCGTGACACGTCCAACGCCGTGCTCGATGCGTGGTTCCCGGCCCCCGCGCTGGGCATCCACGACGGCAGCCCGGCCCCCTCCGTGCTGGAGGCGATGGTTGGCTCCGACCAGGTCCGCCGCGTGCGGACCAGCGTCGAGCTCGTGACGATCGCCGACCTCTCGGCCGCCCCGACCACCACGCAGGACGTCTGGCTGCGTCTGCACCTGCTCTCGGCCCGCCTGGTCACGCCGCACTCAATCTCGCTGGACGGCATCTTCGGCCTGCTGGCCAACGTCGTGTGGACCTCGGCCGGCCCGTGCGCCGTCGACGGCTTCGAGATCACCCGGGCCCGCCTCAAGGCGGCCGGCCACCACGTCTCCGTCCACGGCGTCGACAAGTTCCCCCGCATGGTCGACTACGTCGTCCCCTCGGGCGTCCGCATCGCCGACGCCGACCGGGTCCGCCTCGGCGCCCACCTCGCCTCCGGCACCACCGTCATGCACGAGGGCTTCGTCAACTTCAACGCCGGCACGCTGGGCGCCTCGATGGTCGAGGGCCGCATCTCGGCTGGCGTCGTCGTGGGTGACGGCTCGGACATCGGCGGAGGCGCCTCGGTCATGGGCACCCTCTCGGGTGGCGGCAAGGAGGTCATCTCCATCGGTGAACGCTGCCTGCTCGGCGCCAACGCCGGCATCGGCATCTCGCTCGGCGACGACTGCGTCGTGGAGGCCGGCTGCTACGTCACCGCCGGCACCAAGGTCACCGTCACCGCAGACGGCGCGACCCGCGTGGTGAAGGCCGCCGACCTCTCCGGCGCCGACAACGTGCTCTTCCGCCGCAACTCGCTCACCGGCGCCGTCGAGGCGGTGGCCCGCACCGGTCAGGGCATCGAGCTCAACGCTGCCCTCCACGCCAACTGA
- a CDS encoding siderophore ABC transporter substrate-binding protein has protein sequence MRTPKALATVAVTSALALSLAACGSDDSDAADSGPTVTVTDSRGQEEVPLNPDSVVVFDMGVLDTLDTLGVDAVTGVAKGGATPSYLDKYAGDDYVGVGDLFEPDLEAIPRTEPDLIIVGGRSSEMHDTLEDAFDGVPVLDMSVDESSYFESARANARELAKIFEKSDEVDEIIAGQEKRVEAVREQADGAGRGLVLLTSGGEVTAYSVGSRFGFLHEDLGVEAATGELGDQETRHGEAISFEFVKKTDPDLLYVVDRDAAIGEEGKSAEEILDNALVRGTKAWKQEKVTYVDAEAWYIVVGGLTSMDTLIDEVEQSLS, from the coding sequence GTGCGTACCCCCAAGGCCCTGGCCACCGTGGCCGTCACGTCCGCCCTCGCCCTGTCCCTCGCCGCTTGCGGCTCGGACGACTCCGACGCCGCCGACTCCGGCCCGACCGTCACCGTCACCGACTCGCGCGGCCAGGAGGAGGTGCCCCTGAACCCGGACAGCGTCGTGGTCTTCGACATGGGCGTCCTCGACACCCTCGACACCCTCGGCGTCGACGCGGTCACCGGTGTCGCCAAGGGTGGCGCGACCCCGTCCTACCTGGACAAGTACGCCGGCGACGACTACGTCGGCGTCGGTGACCTCTTCGAGCCCGACCTCGAGGCGATCCCGCGCACCGAGCCCGACCTGATCATCGTGGGCGGTCGTTCCTCCGAGATGCACGACACCCTCGAGGACGCCTTCGACGGCGTCCCGGTGCTCGACATGTCGGTCGACGAGAGCTCCTACTTCGAGAGCGCCCGTGCCAACGCCCGCGAGCTCGCCAAGATCTTCGAGAAGTCCGACGAGGTCGACGAGATCATCGCCGGCCAGGAGAAGCGCGTCGAGGCTGTGCGCGAGCAGGCGGACGGCGCCGGCAGGGGGCTGGTCCTGCTGACGAGCGGCGGCGAGGTGACGGCGTACTCCGTCGGCTCCCGCTTCGGATTCCTGCACGAGGACCTCGGCGTCGAGGCCGCGACCGGCGAGCTCGGCGACCAGGAGACCCGCCACGGTGAGGCCATCTCGTTCGAGTTCGTGAAGAAGACCGACCCCGACCTGCTCTACGTGGTCGATCGTGACGCCGCCATCGGCGAGGAAGGCAAGTCGGCCGAGGAGATCCTCGACAACGCACTGGTGCGCGGCACCAAGGCCTGGAAGCAGGAGAAGGTCACCTACGTCGACGCCGAGGCCTGGTACATCGTCGTGGGCGGCCTGACCAGCATGGACACCCTCATCGACGAGGTCGAGCAGAGCCTCTCCTGA
- a CDS encoding HNH endonuclease signature motif containing protein, with translation MKLSDRHPLMTVVGLMREQVKSVADVNPVFMPTVDKVDVLGELVALESQVAELRLRVMASAGDVAAESGDRSVAAWLSRTQRLRRSDCVADGRLAEALDRDLPVLATALREARVNLAQARVIAAAVGELPDRVGAEVIAKAEAELVRLAADHDPKDLTVLGRRILQIVDPERFEDEERRRLQGAERQAALRQRLRLRAVGDGLTRISGVLPDAVAARLATYLHAFTNPRLADGAVRGSADDAGTAEGEERGFGQAVNRPRRLAEAFGQLLETLDPKRLPIHGGDATNVTVTISLDALRDGLGVATLDNGVPGDGFEAITAAHARRLACNARIIPAVLGSDSEVLDLGRASRLFTKAQRRALILRDRTCRAEGCDIPGTWSEAHHLRPWQGGGETDLHNAVLLCSHHHHRVHDPGYDHRRLPRGDLRFHRRR, from the coding sequence ATGAAGCTCAGCGACAGGCATCCGTTGATGACCGTGGTGGGGCTGATGCGCGAGCAGGTGAAGTCGGTGGCCGACGTGAACCCGGTCTTCATGCCGACCGTCGACAAGGTCGACGTGCTGGGTGAGCTCGTGGCGCTGGAGTCGCAGGTGGCTGAGCTGCGGTTGCGGGTCATGGCCTCGGCTGGTGACGTGGCGGCGGAGTCAGGGGATCGCTCTGTGGCTGCGTGGCTCTCGCGGACGCAGCGTCTGCGCCGCAGTGACTGCGTCGCCGACGGCCGCCTTGCCGAGGCGCTGGACCGGGACCTGCCGGTGTTGGCGACGGCGCTGCGTGAGGCGCGGGTGAACTTGGCGCAGGCGCGCGTGATTGCTGCCGCGGTGGGGGAGTTGCCTGACCGCGTCGGGGCCGAGGTGATCGCGAAGGCTGAGGCCGAGCTCGTACGTCTGGCTGCCGACCACGACCCCAAGGACCTGACGGTGCTGGGCCGGCGAATCCTGCAGATCGTCGACCCGGAACGGTTCGAGGACGAAGAGCGTCGACGCCTCCAGGGCGCGGAGCGGCAGGCGGCCCTGCGGCAGCGCTTGCGTTTGCGGGCGGTCGGTGACGGGCTCACCCGGATCTCCGGAGTGCTCCCGGACGCGGTGGCGGCGCGGTTGGCGACCTACCTGCACGCGTTCACCAACCCGCGGTTGGCCGACGGGGCGGTCCGTGGCTCGGCCGACGACGCGGGAACGGCCGAGGGTGAGGAGCGTGGGTTCGGGCAGGCGGTGAACCGCCCGCGGCGCCTGGCCGAAGCGTTCGGTCAGCTCCTGGAGACACTCGACCCGAAGCGACTGCCGATCCACGGTGGTGACGCGACGAACGTGACCGTCACGATCTCCCTGGACGCGCTTCGCGACGGTCTTGGAGTCGCGACGCTGGACAACGGCGTGCCCGGTGACGGGTTCGAGGCGATCACGGCTGCCCACGCGCGGCGTCTGGCGTGCAACGCCCGGATCATCCCAGCCGTCCTGGGCTCCGACTCCGAGGTGCTCGACCTGGGGCGGGCCTCCCGGCTCTTCACCAAGGCCCAGCGCCGAGCGCTGATCCTGCGCGACAGGACCTGTCGTGCGGAAGGGTGCGACATCCCCGGGACCTGGTCTGAGGCCCACCACCTCAGGCCATGGCAGGGTGGCGGAGAAACGGATCTCCACAACGCGGTGCTGCTCTGCAGCCACCATCACCACCGCGTGCATGATCCCGGCTACGACCACCGGCGGCTTCCCAGGGGCGACCTACGGTTCCACCGCAGGCGGTGA